The proteins below are encoded in one region of Candidatus Flexicrinis proximus:
- a CDS encoding TlyA family RNA methyltransferase, with translation METERLDIEVLRRGLAPSREKARGMIMAGEVLVNGQLADKPGMRVPVASEIAVKSKPRFVSRGGEKLEAAMKTFRLPASGAVCADVGASTGGFTDCLLKYGAAKVYAIDVGYGHLDLGLRNDPRVVVMERTNARHLASLPELISLMVMDASFISAKLLLPVTVGWMRPDAHAVILVKPQFEAGRSDVGKGGVVRDSKVHSRVILEVAEFALTIGLHPRGVVRSPLTGPAGNVEFLLWMSRTMPAADLDVYGAVERAVHGE, from the coding sequence ATCGAAACAGAGCGGCTGGACATAGAAGTCTTGCGGCGCGGCCTGGCGCCAAGCCGTGAAAAAGCGCGCGGCATGATCATGGCCGGAGAAGTGCTGGTAAACGGTCAATTGGCCGACAAGCCTGGTATGCGCGTACCTGTGGCAAGCGAAATTGCCGTAAAGTCGAAACCCCGTTTCGTGAGCCGAGGGGGCGAGAAGCTTGAGGCGGCTATGAAGACGTTCCGGCTCCCCGCCTCAGGTGCTGTTTGTGCCGATGTCGGTGCTTCTACGGGCGGATTCACTGACTGTCTGCTCAAATATGGGGCGGCAAAGGTTTATGCAATCGATGTTGGCTACGGTCACCTCGACCTGGGACTCCGGAACGATCCTCGTGTTGTTGTCATGGAGCGCACGAATGCGCGTCACCTGGCATCGCTGCCGGAATTGATTTCACTGATGGTGATGGATGCGTCCTTTATTTCCGCGAAGCTGCTACTGCCCGTTACCGTGGGGTGGATGAGGCCCGACGCCCATGCGGTAATTCTTGTGAAACCGCAGTTTGAGGCAGGTAGGAGTGACGTCGGTAAAGGTGGAGTTGTCCGTGATAGTAAGGTGCACTCACGCGTGATCCTTGAGGTCGCAGAATTTGCCCTGACAATCGGATTGCACCCCCGCGGCGTAGTGCGGTCGCCTTTGACCGGACCCGCAGGTAACGTTGAGTTTCTGCTTTGGATGTCCCGAACTATGCCTGCCGCTGATCTGGATGTGTACGGCGCAGTTGAGCGCGCCGTACACGGAGAATAG
- a CDS encoding trypsin-like peptidase domain-containing protein, which translates to MARIQRATVLVMQTFTANGVAQITCVSSGTLVSPDGLILTSAHGTVTNSSCPGNSLVISLNVREGEPPVPSFRAELSQVDAGLDIALLRITAEVNGQPIAPEDLSLPFVELADSESIRLDDTIFVVGYPGIGDDTVATVQATIQGFNAEPRGGERSWFKFRGIGGSTDVSGTMSGGGAYSRDGLLVGIPTTAPLARAVDVANCVQIQDTNEDSLINNSDSCVPLGGSINALRPSKFAQALLQSAQLNLTVTRPEGTRVPSGLPPRISGMFFASSVNNGMPTTVLSELPSGSSSLYLFFDYENMTPETVYELRVAVNGSTSPVFSLPPVRWSGGESGLWHIGLIGQPLPNGELSFALLIDGQLAADPRVIHVGTAADPSPTFRSIAFLLTDGNQQTFGNGYILGIGTTVTAQFTYDNMSDGLEWAGIWYFNGVELAPRVGGAWQTGVSNGSQSTSFNVPSGLLPGRYRLELYIQGTLSALADFTVAGAREDIRPRVFSNERFTIAADDQEALTSRPVTAVTNVIQSLYAVFDWEALAVGTLWQMRWSVDDRVFFDSIVPWSLAENGQNYLAKLSAEPAIPDGRYKLELLMNGILLRAIEVEIGIGQLPLDLFRDSEGVLLRGRVIDSDTRLGVPNVTIFVLSEQYSVVDFTGLTEQVYTAAVTDRNGRFQFNLLLAFGVPYSLIIAADGYLPVTADGIEVDNASENPLERDIYLIRG; encoded by the coding sequence GTGGCACGCATTCAACGGGCCACCGTCCTGGTGATGCAGACCTTTACTGCGAATGGAGTGGCTCAGATTACCTGTGTCAGCTCTGGAACACTCGTTTCTCCTGACGGCCTGATACTAACCAGTGCTCATGGAACTGTTACGAATTCCAGTTGTCCAGGCAATTCACTGGTCATTAGCTTGAACGTGAGAGAGGGAGAGCCGCCAGTACCTTCGTTCCGCGCTGAACTTTCCCAGGTCGATGCCGGCCTTGACATTGCTCTTCTGAGAATCACTGCGGAAGTCAACGGTCAGCCCATCGCGCCCGAAGATCTCAGTTTGCCGTTTGTCGAGCTGGCCGACTCCGAGTCAATCCGACTTGACGACACGATTTTCGTTGTTGGTTATCCGGGCATCGGGGATGACACCGTCGCAACCGTCCAGGCGACAATACAAGGGTTCAATGCCGAACCACGGGGCGGGGAGCGTTCCTGGTTCAAGTTCCGGGGTATCGGAGGTTCAACAGATGTTTCCGGAACTATGAGCGGCGGTGGTGCATATAGCCGCGATGGGCTTCTTGTCGGCATCCCGACGACGGCCCCGCTGGCACGTGCAGTCGATGTCGCCAACTGCGTGCAGATTCAGGACACCAATGAAGACAGCCTGATCAACAACAGTGACTCGTGCGTACCGCTCGGAGGTTCGATCAATGCGCTGCGTCCATCCAAATTCGCACAGGCCCTCCTTCAGAGCGCGCAATTGAACCTGACAGTGACTCGGCCCGAAGGTACGCGCGTTCCTTCGGGATTGCCACCGCGCATCAGTGGGATGTTTTTTGCCTCCTCCGTTAACAACGGCATGCCCACCACCGTCCTGAGCGAACTTCCATCTGGAAGCTCCAGCCTCTACTTGTTTTTCGATTACGAGAACATGACACCCGAAACGGTATACGAGCTGCGGGTTGCGGTTAACGGGAGTACGAGTCCTGTCTTTAGCCTTCCCCCCGTTCGGTGGAGTGGCGGTGAAAGCGGGCTGTGGCACATTGGATTAATCGGGCAGCCGCTCCCTAACGGAGAGCTGTCTTTTGCTCTTCTGATTGACGGTCAGCTCGCTGCGGATCCACGGGTCATACACGTTGGAACTGCGGCGGATCCGAGCCCGACCTTTCGCAGCATCGCGTTTCTCTTGACGGACGGCAACCAGCAGACCTTTGGCAACGGCTACATCTTAGGGATTGGTACTACAGTCACGGCACAATTCACTTACGATAACATGAGCGATGGTCTGGAATGGGCGGGCATCTGGTATTTCAATGGCGTTGAGTTGGCTCCCAGGGTTGGAGGAGCGTGGCAGACAGGCGTGTCAAACGGTTCGCAGTCAACATCGTTTAATGTCCCCAGTGGACTTCTGCCAGGGCGTTACCGGCTTGAACTCTATATTCAGGGAACGCTGTCCGCGTTGGCAGACTTCACTGTCGCCGGCGCACGGGAAGACATCAGACCACGTGTGTTCAGCAATGAGCGATTTACCATCGCTGCCGACGATCAGGAAGCGCTGACTTCACGACCTGTCACCGCAGTTACGAACGTGATCCAGTCTCTATATGCGGTTTTCGATTGGGAGGCACTTGCTGTGGGGACACTCTGGCAAATGCGCTGGTCGGTGGACGACCGAGTGTTCTTCGACAGCATAGTCCCGTGGTCTCTCGCTGAAAACGGGCAGAACTACTTGGCAAAACTGTCTGCGGAGCCGGCTATTCCCGACGGGCGCTACAAGCTGGAACTCTTGATGAACGGTATTCTACTCCGTGCAATCGAGGTTGAAATTGGAATCGGACAGCTCCCGCTGGATCTCTTCCGGGATTCGGAAGGCGTTCTATTGCGAGGACGCGTGATCGATTCCGATACACGTCTGGGCGTCCCTAACGTAACAATATTTGTCCTAAGCGAGCAGTACTCTGTTGTCGATTTTACCGGGTTAACTGAGCAGGTGTATACTGCCGCTGTGACAGATCGAAATGGTCGATTTCAGTTCAACCTGCTGCTAGCATTTGGTGTACCGTACAGTCTGATCATCGCGGCAGATGGCTACCTTCCGGTCACAGCAGATGGAATAGAAGTCGACAACGCCAGCGAAAACCCGCTCGAGCGTGATATTTATCTAATTCGAGGCTGA